From Oceanipulchritudo coccoides, the proteins below share one genomic window:
- a CDS encoding helix-turn-helix domain-containing protein translates to MSDLKKYIEKRKATNPEFAEGFDEGYENFRIGIMLKQARLDAGLTQDEVASAIGTRKTAISRLENHVQDVKLSTVEKYVKALGKRIEIKIA, encoded by the coding sequence ATGAGCGACTTAAAGAAATACATTGAGAAAAGAAAGGCCACCAATCCCGAATTTGCCGAGGGCTTTGACGAGGGGTATGAGAACTTCCGAATTGGGATCATGCTCAAGCAGGCCCGACTGGATGCGGGACTAACGCAGGATGAGGTCGCCAGTGCAATTGGAACCCGGAAGACTGCAATTTCCAGGCTGGAGAATCATGTGCAGGACGTGAAGCTATCGACGGTCGAGAAGTATGTTAAAGCACTTGGCAAACGGATTGAAATCAAGATTGCCTGA
- a CDS encoding Fic family protein, with translation MRWNWQQTDWPHFRYESGKFTKAETAFLKGVGVVLGTCEHLESEDAQRLKIELISTEAIKTSAIEGEVLDRDSVQSSLKRHFGLQSDRKQIPERESGIAELMVDLYTSAEKPLTHEVLFSWHRMVMAGSRDVRDIGRYRTHDEAMQVVSGPIEHRRIHFEAPPSGRVGLEMDGFIKWFNKTRDLPALVRSGLAHLYFVSVHPFEDGNGRIARALSEKVLAQAIGEPTLTALSYQIESERKEYYKQLELANKDLEVTAWLEYFCGEVLAAQKWTLGQIRFLVEKTKLYDRLRGRLNERQQKVLERMFREGPEGFKGGLSAEKYTSIAKCSRATTTRDLTDLVSMGALEKSGQLKGTRYWLALPQN, from the coding sequence ATGCGTTGGAACTGGCAGCAAACCGACTGGCCACACTTCAGGTATGAAAGTGGGAAATTCACCAAAGCGGAAACGGCTTTTCTGAAGGGTGTCGGCGTAGTCTTGGGCACCTGCGAACATCTGGAGTCAGAGGATGCGCAGCGGCTCAAAATCGAACTGATTAGCACGGAGGCGATCAAGACCTCCGCGATTGAGGGAGAGGTGCTGGACCGGGACAGTGTCCAGTCTTCGCTGAAGCGGCACTTTGGACTGCAATCCGATCGCAAACAGATCCCTGAACGGGAATCCGGCATCGCGGAATTGATGGTGGATTTGTACACCAGCGCCGAAAAGCCGCTCACACATGAGGTGTTATTTTCCTGGCACCGGATGGTGATGGCTGGAAGTCGCGATGTTCGGGATATTGGAAGATACCGCACCCATGATGAAGCGATGCAGGTGGTGTCGGGACCCATCGAGCATCGCCGGATCCATTTTGAAGCACCGCCTTCTGGACGGGTTGGTTTGGAAATGGATGGTTTCATCAAGTGGTTCAACAAGACCCGGGACCTGCCCGCACTGGTGCGCAGTGGCTTGGCACATTTGTACTTTGTCAGTGTCCACCCCTTTGAGGATGGGAATGGCCGTATTGCGCGGGCCTTGTCGGAGAAGGTGTTGGCCCAGGCAATCGGTGAGCCAACCCTGACGGCATTGTCCTACCAGATCGAGAGTGAGCGAAAAGAATACTACAAGCAACTGGAGCTGGCCAACAAGGACCTGGAGGTGACGGCATGGCTGGAGTACTTTTGCGGGGAGGTTCTGGCTGCTCAGAAATGGACGCTTGGACAGATCCGCTTTCTGGTTGAAAAGACCAAGCTCTACGACCGGCTCAGGGGTCGCCTCAATGAACGTCAGCAGAAAGTTCTGGAGCGGATGTTCCGGGAAGGGCCTGAAGGATTCAAAGGCGGCTTGAGCGCCGAAAAGTACACTTCCATTGCGAAGTGCTCGAGGGCGACCACAACCCGCGATCTTACTGATTTGGTATCAATGGGGGCACTGGAGAAATCCGGCCAATTGAAGGGCACCCGTTATTGGCTTGCTCTTCCACAGAATTGA
- a CDS encoding aldo/keto reductase, with amino-acid sequence MSEISLGCWTMGGLNWVNGNPNGWANVDEDEIAVAIKQAVDGGVNHFDNADVYGNGKAERMLARVLKKLGLKSEDFVIATKIGHFPGTAEHAYEPAHIRHQCEQSLINLQRDYIDIYYFHHGDFGPHLEEAAATMDALVKEGKVRVKGQSAYSNEDFERAVPLVRPTVLQSWANIAERPHIDAGCPVQKLLEKYEMSFVAFSPLAQGRLLNKYSPDNPPKFDEGDFRRNNKAFSREGLLEIKPRIDALVARFGSDVETLSSVAQRFVLNHPRVACTIPGFRNERQVACNLAAQSFKLSDEDMEFLRKTFPQ; translated from the coding sequence GTGAGCGAAATCAGTCTGGGCTGCTGGACCATGGGCGGTCTGAACTGGGTCAATGGCAATCCGAATGGCTGGGCAAATGTGGACGAGGACGAAATCGCCGTAGCAATCAAACAGGCGGTTGATGGCGGAGTAAACCACTTCGACAATGCCGATGTCTACGGAAACGGGAAAGCCGAGCGCATGCTGGCCCGCGTCCTCAAGAAGTTGGGCCTGAAGAGTGAGGACTTTGTCATTGCGACGAAGATCGGCCACTTCCCGGGAACGGCGGAACACGCCTACGAGCCCGCCCACATCCGCCACCAGTGCGAGCAGTCCCTGATCAATCTACAGCGGGACTATATCGACATCTACTATTTCCACCATGGAGACTTCGGGCCGCATCTTGAGGAAGCCGCTGCGACCATGGATGCTCTCGTCAAGGAGGGAAAGGTCCGCGTAAAGGGCCAGAGCGCCTACAGTAATGAGGACTTTGAAAGAGCAGTCCCGTTGGTCCGACCCACGGTTCTGCAGAGCTGGGCCAACATCGCCGAACGTCCACACATTGATGCCGGGTGTCCGGTACAAAAGCTCCTCGAGAAATACGAGATGTCCTTCGTGGCCTTCAGTCCCCTCGCCCAGGGCCGGCTCCTCAACAAGTACAGTCCAGACAATCCGCCCAAATTTGATGAGGGGGATTTCCGCCGGAACAACAAGGCCTTTTCACGCGAGGGGCTGCTCGAGATCAAGCCGCGCATTGACGCCTTGGTGGCTCGCTTCGGTTCAGATGTCGAGACCCTCTCCTCGGTGGCCCAGCGGTTTGTCCTGAACCATCCGCGCGTCGCCTGCACCATCCCCGGCTTCCGCAACGAAAGGCAGGTCGCCTGCAATCTCGCCGCCCAGTCATTCAAGCTCAGCGACGAGGATATGGAATTCCTCAGGAAGACCTTTCCGCAATAG
- a CDS encoding antitoxin Xre/MbcA/ParS toxin-binding domain-containing protein: MDVKAFCRRYKVVRPDLTRLTGYSQRAVDKWAAGDKPGPAAKKHLKEIVRLFDALADLMETDYVGEWIKTPNEAFEGSTPLQVIERGEVDRIWRMIYRLETGEAV; this comes from the coding sequence ATGGATGTTAAGGCATTTTGCCGACGTTATAAAGTGGTGCGTCCCGACTTGACCCGGCTAACCGGGTATTCCCAACGTGCGGTCGATAAATGGGCGGCAGGCGACAAGCCGGGACCAGCTGCCAAGAAGCACCTGAAAGAAATTGTCCGACTGTTTGACGCCTTGGCGGATCTTATGGAAACCGATTATGTGGGGGAGTGGATTAAGACACCAAATGAGGCATTTGAGGGTTCCACTCCCTTGCAGGTGATTGAGCGTGGTGAGGTTGATCGCATCTGGCGAATGATCTATCGGCTTGAGACCGGAGAAGCGGTTTAA
- a CDS encoding BPSL1445 family SYLF domain-containing lipoprotein, protein MKLRSILIAALILTLFQPLQAAKKVVLDAQIEQAVEDFYELTSAGKKLANKAKGMLVFPSVKKAGLGVGGEYGEGALLIDGKIVQYYNTAAASIGFQMGVQVKSQIILFMEKSALKQFRNSEGWEIGVDGSVAIATLGAGGEIETKVLNQPVVGFIFGNKGLMYNLSLEGTKISKIEK, encoded by the coding sequence ATGAAATTACGATCCATCTTAATCGCCGCTTTGATTCTCACTCTTTTTCAACCTCTCCAGGCTGCCAAGAAGGTCGTCCTCGATGCCCAGATTGAGCAGGCCGTCGAAGACTTCTATGAGCTCACTTCAGCCGGCAAGAAACTGGCCAACAAGGCGAAGGGCATGCTTGTCTTCCCGAGCGTGAAGAAGGCCGGTCTCGGTGTTGGTGGTGAGTACGGCGAAGGTGCCCTCCTCATTGATGGCAAAATTGTCCAGTACTATAATACAGCTGCGGCTTCCATCGGTTTCCAGATGGGAGTTCAGGTCAAGAGCCAGATTATCCTTTTCATGGAGAAAAGCGCCCTCAAGCAATTCCGGAACAGCGAGGGTTGGGAAATCGGTGTCGATGGTAGTGTCGCCATCGCTACGCTCGGAGCCGGAGGCGAGATTGAAACAAAAGTTTTGAACCAGCCGGTGGTCGGATTTATCTTCGGCAACAAGGGGCTCATGTATAACTTGAGTCTCGAGGGGACCAAGATTTCCAAAATAGAGAAATAG
- a CDS encoding transposase, which yields MPRSLRIEKKNGVYHIINRGNYRQDVFINEGAHQSFEECLFETCEKCGWILEGFCVMTNHFHLVVRTPKGNLIYGMKWLQSTFANRYHKFRKVHGKLFQGRYKSLIVEEDGYLGALLHYTHLNPVRAGMADVAGLRDYRWSSYWYLNHPAKQPVFMDCSGALLAAGGLADTSYGRCKYADYLNWLTSDKAAQDEMAFDKMCRGWALGTKDFKKALIAEAADTSEDEDEPTKKVPRYDGATLQEANELRWELVLEQCMEALNKTPDDSTNEMKSADWKILIAAVLKCKTSATNVWIADQLKMGVPHAVSRYVGIFRQSRKNEEASFQELIANITT from the coding sequence ATGCCACGCAGTCTACGTATTGAGAAAAAGAATGGGGTCTATCACATCATCAACCGTGGGAACTACCGCCAAGATGTGTTTATCAACGAAGGCGCCCACCAATCCTTCGAGGAGTGTTTGTTTGAAACCTGCGAAAAGTGCGGGTGGATACTCGAAGGGTTTTGTGTCATGACTAATCACTTCCACTTAGTCGTACGCACGCCGAAGGGAAATTTGATCTATGGCATGAAGTGGCTGCAATCGACCTTTGCGAATCGCTACCATAAGTTTCGAAAAGTCCACGGGAAGTTATTCCAGGGGCGCTACAAGAGCTTGATCGTCGAAGAAGACGGCTATCTGGGCGCCCTGCTCCACTACACACACTTGAATCCTGTCCGAGCAGGCATGGCCGATGTCGCGGGGCTGCGCGATTACCGCTGGTCGAGCTATTGGTATCTGAACCACCCTGCGAAGCAACCTGTGTTCATGGATTGTTCAGGGGCGCTGCTCGCCGCCGGTGGATTGGCTGACACGAGCTATGGCCGCTGTAAGTATGCGGACTATCTCAATTGGCTCACGAGCGACAAAGCGGCTCAGGACGAAATGGCATTTGATAAGATGTGCCGTGGCTGGGCATTGGGAACTAAAGATTTCAAAAAAGCGCTCATCGCAGAAGCCGCGGACACGAGTGAAGATGAAGACGAGCCAACCAAGAAAGTCCCTCGCTACGACGGAGCCACACTTCAAGAAGCGAATGAGCTCAGGTGGGAACTGGTGCTCGAACAATGTATGGAGGCGCTCAATAAAACGCCTGATGATTCGACAAATGAAATGAAGTCAGCGGATTGGAAGATTCTGATCGCTGCTGTCTTGAAATGTAAAACCAGCGCCACGAATGTGTGGATTGCAGATCAGCTGAAGATGGGAGTCCCCCACGCAGTCAGCCGCTATGTCGGTATTTTTAGGCAGAGCAGAAAAAACGAGGAGGCTTCATTCCAAGAGCTGATTGCAAACATAACGACATGA
- a CDS encoding alpha/beta hydrolase-fold protein, with protein sequence MNTLNAIETIDTKRPGFAAAQYSLPYSLMLLINRLIFAIGVFFIALTESFALPVIAFHPQDTSVELGGTATLFIRYPRTTTPSIQWQFNGIEIPGATSRDLIISEAGFSDVGTYRAVLTDGDGSITSEGAILNILGPIDPPFDPGLRLEFLDGTVTGSWTGEGILEAATTVSGPWETVGAADPGVVLPWPDTSVFYRLQNPHPRPTRVFIPTSYDPEVSMPLLIGLHGYTGSPTGITNYFGINALAESRGFLYCAPPGIQEASEDQDTFWNATTACCNFYDSQVDDVAYLTSLISEICEQYNVDPKRIHIIGQSNGGFMAYRMASERASMIASIASLAGVTEWDPSLHVPTEPVHILQIHGTEDELITYGGGLVKDPTGAIPVAQLQHPGAVGTIEIWAAYNGCEGQETETNASLDLDLTIPGLDTKVTRYATNPPGGTVELWTIEGGRHSPTFASGGSWSQFPEKTVDWLLAHPKP encoded by the coding sequence ATGAACACCCTGAACGCAATTGAAACCATCGACACCAAACGACCGGGCTTTGCTGCCGCTCAATACTCGTTGCCCTACTCACTCATGCTGCTCATAAACCGCCTGATTTTCGCCATTGGAGTTTTCTTCATCGCACTGACGGAATCCTTCGCCCTTCCGGTAATTGCTTTTCATCCACAAGACACGAGCGTTGAGCTGGGTGGTACGGCAACACTCTTCATCCGCTATCCCCGGACTACGACCCCATCAATACAATGGCAATTCAACGGGATTGAGATCCCGGGGGCAACCAGCCGGGACCTGATCATAAGCGAAGCGGGATTTTCCGACGTCGGAACCTACCGCGCAGTGCTGACGGACGGTGACGGATCAATCACTAGTGAGGGTGCGATTCTCAATATCCTGGGGCCGATTGACCCGCCTTTTGATCCGGGCTTACGCCTCGAGTTCCTCGATGGGACAGTAACGGGGAGTTGGACCGGAGAAGGCATCCTCGAAGCAGCGACCACAGTCTCTGGACCATGGGAAACGGTGGGCGCGGCCGATCCCGGCGTCGTGCTCCCTTGGCCCGATACCTCAGTCTTTTATCGACTGCAGAATCCACATCCCAGACCGACCAGGGTGTTCATTCCCACCTCGTACGACCCTGAGGTATCGATGCCATTGCTCATCGGCCTCCATGGATATACTGGAAGTCCGACGGGGATCACGAACTACTTCGGAATCAATGCCCTGGCTGAGTCGCGAGGCTTTCTATATTGCGCCCCGCCTGGAATACAGGAGGCGAGCGAAGATCAAGACACGTTCTGGAACGCTACCACAGCCTGTTGTAACTTTTACGACTCGCAGGTTGATGACGTCGCCTACCTGACCAGTTTGATTAGCGAAATCTGCGAGCAGTACAACGTGGATCCAAAACGTATCCATATAATCGGACAATCAAATGGAGGGTTCATGGCCTACCGCATGGCGAGCGAACGGGCGTCAATGATCGCATCCATCGCAAGCCTCGCCGGGGTAACCGAGTGGGACCCGAGCCTGCACGTCCCAACTGAACCCGTCCACATCCTGCAAATCCATGGCACCGAGGACGAGCTCATCACTTATGGGGGCGGACTCGTGAAGGATCCCACCGGCGCAATCCCCGTCGCGCAGCTTCAACATCCCGGCGCGGTTGGGACGATTGAGATCTGGGCCGCCTACAATGGGTGCGAAGGACAAGAGACCGAAACCAACGCGTCTCTGGATCTCGATCTCACCATCCCGGGCCTGGACACCAAAGTCACGCGCTACGCCACAAACCCACCGGGCGGCACAGTGGAGTTATGGACAATCGAAGGTGGACGGCATTCCCCGACCTTTGCCTCAGGTGGTTCCTGGAGTCAGTTTCCCGAGAAAACCGTGGATTGGCTCCTCGCGCACCCCAAGCCGTAG
- a CDS encoding RES family NAD+ phosphorylase, with protein sequence MSVTIQDHPRHREILKNLRAVAKGIQITWSGSCYRSVELKWAHPDNLISGRGSLDHGSRWMRPGRYRVVYGASSAQIALKESLRAFQYYGVKKPRQNPRLLVQIDTSFSRIADLTSIEDHLSWPGKDDLLNEDWSKINERGYETLSQALGRALVECGFEGLVCNSSQDRRGRNIVWFPDYLDSSSQVEIVGSSELKKWLVRKHA encoded by the coding sequence ATGTCGGTTACCATACAAGACCACCCCCGTCACCGGGAAATCCTGAAAAACCTGCGGGCGGTAGCGAAAGGAATCCAGATTACCTGGAGTGGTTCCTGTTACCGGAGTGTGGAACTAAAGTGGGCTCACCCCGATAACCTGATTTCCGGAAGGGGCAGTCTTGATCATGGTAGCCGCTGGATGCGTCCGGGGCGATACCGGGTTGTCTATGGTGCTTCATCCGCACAAATTGCTTTGAAAGAGTCTCTGAGGGCTTTCCAGTATTACGGTGTTAAGAAACCCCGACAAAATCCCCGCCTGCTGGTACAGATAGATACGTCCTTTTCGCGCATCGCAGATCTCACCTCAATCGAGGATCACCTCTCATGGCCAGGCAAAGATGACCTGCTCAACGAGGATTGGAGCAAAATCAATGAGCGGGGTTATGAAACCCTTTCCCAAGCCCTTGGGCGCGCCTTGGTTGAATGTGGATTTGAGGGGCTGGTTTGTAACTCCTCCCAGGATCGCCGTGGCAGAAATATCGTCTGGTTTCCCGATTACCTAGATTCCAGCTCCCAGGTTGAGATCGTGGGCTCCTCCGAATTAAAAAAATGGCTTGTAAGAAAACATGCATAA
- a CDS encoding type II toxin-antitoxin system RelE/ParE family toxin, whose translation MREVLFFRRADGSSPVEEFIDALTDKQARKVAWVLGLIEDMDIIPSQYWKKLKNTDDIWEARIQFGGDIFWILGFENGGNFVVLTNAFAKKTQKTPRSEIALAEQRRKHYLKENKK comes from the coding sequence ATGAGGGAAGTCCTGTTTTTCAGGAGAGCGGATGGCAGCAGTCCGGTGGAGGAGTTTATCGACGCCCTGACCGATAAGCAGGCCAGAAAGGTCGCCTGGGTGCTTGGACTGATTGAGGACATGGACATCATCCCTTCACAATATTGGAAGAAACTGAAAAACACAGATGATATTTGGGAGGCCAGAATTCAGTTCGGGGGCGACATCTTCTGGATTCTCGGATTCGAGAATGGAGGCAATTTTGTGGTGCTCACAAATGCCTTCGCCAAGAAGACGCAGAAGACTCCCCGCAGTGAAATTGCCCTGGCTGAGCAAAGAAGAAAGCACTATCTGAAGGAGAACAAGAAATGA
- a CDS encoding glycosyl hydrolase family 28 protein produces the protein MLKRSIPHFGCFLAILYTLVSAVFVSAQSYTVYPQPAGISPSDKYQVELSADGQNWTHSFTYMTTAKDNSDPDLQGYYLSLAGWTASYTNFEFSGTIQIRVTKLTGPISSAIVRPTAYNIPVTINNNTATFSLSKPANLAIEIDGKPNANPFDHSLSIFANSYEQDVPVENDPNVLVVNPGDLIPAATGSETWTTLHFKPGVHNLGPGYQIASNKRYYLEGGSFVYGGMVVLDTNYATQTVDNVKIWGYGVLSGEQVNWPPKEWPQAQRNWYRMINIQGLNSNIVLEGLTIVDPPFHSVSMGNINGATTPNIIRNIKTQNWRNNSDGIGVQKYAIVEDCFLRTQDDSIYIANGQQDVVIRNITTWNDANGSSFIFTAGAGGSGTSVSDSSVIYNHRAELLGGQGGSVFNLRGINTGETVENIYISNIHVEDPNYGLSNNGTRYRPIFFMQMTNSNAVFRNVKFSNIIVDAPMAPESLDNLLTGLNSTDSFMEDISFTNLYIDGTPVKSAAEGRFTVNHVQGLSFQHYSFFDDFDHRTSIGWIALSGGGQTVADGLDYALETEGLSNMNRLYAEETWGSDYSVVSTVRVDTWDPATLPGKAQAGLLGRLTDVDNHYAFFYDDYLKKFRIIMRAGTGNPITVLANSASSYTLNPGQEYQLEFRLNGSALEGFLDGVLVTAATDSTLTQGYTGVFSGAPQMAIFDDFITDNSSAPPPPADDLSDDFSDGISDGWTEAEGNWAVVADGVDYTYETSAGNSSDLSFNTASDHTNVEVSAELKVDSWSKKNKPGEVQVGIVARYQDASNYYAFIFDKSSATYQLIKIVGDNASIIAQSGSTPLPSTGIYNEYRFELNGTSLLGLVDGLEVISGSDSSLSSGKAGFYTSKSQEAKFDNFVMNNL, from the coding sequence ATGTTAAAACGATCTATACCTCATTTCGGTTGCTTTCTTGCAATCCTTTATACCCTCGTTTCCGCCGTCTTTGTGTCGGCGCAAAGTTACACAGTGTATCCTCAGCCGGCAGGAATAAGTCCTTCGGATAAGTATCAAGTTGAACTCTCTGCTGACGGACAGAATTGGACGCACTCTTTCACTTATATGACAACTGCTAAAGACAACAGTGATCCCGACCTTCAAGGCTATTATTTGAGTCTCGCGGGATGGACTGCCTCCTACACTAATTTTGAATTTTCGGGCACTATTCAGATCCGGGTTACAAAATTAACAGGACCCATCAGTAGCGCTATCGTGCGCCCAACGGCTTATAATATTCCGGTGACGATCAACAACAATACCGCCACTTTTTCCCTGTCGAAACCTGCAAATTTAGCGATAGAAATCGACGGCAAACCCAATGCGAATCCATTCGATCATAGCTTAAGCATATTTGCAAATTCCTATGAGCAGGACGTACCTGTTGAAAATGATCCCAACGTCCTTGTTGTTAATCCCGGAGACCTTATACCTGCGGCTACGGGTTCAGAGACTTGGACCACTTTGCATTTTAAACCGGGAGTCCACAACTTAGGGCCAGGCTATCAAATCGCATCCAATAAAAGATATTACCTGGAAGGAGGTTCCTTTGTTTATGGGGGAATGGTTGTTTTAGATACTAATTATGCGACTCAGACTGTTGATAATGTCAAAATATGGGGCTATGGAGTCCTCTCAGGTGAGCAAGTTAATTGGCCTCCAAAAGAATGGCCTCAAGCTCAACGAAATTGGTATCGCATGATTAACATACAAGGCCTTAACAGCAACATCGTATTGGAAGGGTTAACTATTGTAGATCCTCCTTTTCACTCTGTATCTATGGGCAATATAAACGGGGCAACTACTCCCAATATTATCCGCAATATAAAAACCCAAAACTGGCGAAATAATTCCGATGGAATAGGCGTTCAGAAATATGCGATTGTTGAAGATTGTTTTCTTAGAACACAAGACGACAGCATTTACATCGCAAATGGACAGCAGGATGTCGTTATTAGGAACATAACCACTTGGAACGACGCCAACGGATCTTCTTTTATCTTTACAGCAGGAGCTGGAGGATCTGGTACAAGTGTGAGTGATTCGAGTGTCATATATAACCATCGAGCTGAGTTACTAGGTGGGCAAGGCGGTTCCGTTTTTAATCTAAGAGGAATCAACACTGGGGAAACAGTGGAAAATATCTACATTTCGAATATTCATGTGGAAGATCCTAATTACGGACTTAGCAATAATGGGACACGATACAGACCTATTTTTTTCATGCAGATGACCAATAGCAATGCTGTCTTTAGAAATGTGAAATTTTCTAACATCATCGTCGATGCCCCAATGGCGCCGGAAAGTCTGGATAACCTGCTAACAGGGTTGAATTCGACCGATTCCTTCATGGAAGATATATCCTTTACAAATTTATACATCGATGGGACACCTGTCAAGTCGGCGGCGGAGGGTCGTTTCACGGTCAATCATGTTCAAGGATTAAGCTTTCAACATTACTCCTTCTTTGATGACTTCGATCATCGTACAAGCATCGGTTGGATAGCTCTCTCTGGAGGAGGTCAAACTGTTGCCGATGGATTGGACTATGCATTGGAAACTGAAGGACTCTCAAATATGAATCGGCTTTATGCAGAGGAGACTTGGGGATCTGATTACTCTGTGGTATCGACTGTGCGGGTAGATACTTGGGACCCTGCTACATTACCCGGCAAAGCTCAAGCTGGGTTGCTTGGCCGGCTAACTGATGTCGATAACCATTACGCATTTTTTTATGATGATTACCTGAAGAAATTTCGAATTATAATGAGAGCAGGAACTGGAAATCCAATTACCGTGTTGGCTAACTCAGCTAGTTCCTACACTTTAAATCCGGGCCAGGAATATCAATTGGAATTCCGACTTAACGGAAGCGCTCTTGAAGGATTTTTGGATGGAGTCTTAGTCACTGCAGCGACAGATAGCACTCTCACTCAAGGCTACACCGGTGTTTTCTCAGGCGCTCCTCAAATGGCTATTTTTGACGACTTTATCACAGATAATTCTTCGGCACCACCACCGCCTGCTGATGATTTATCGGATGATTTTTCTGATGGGATTAGCGATGGCTGGACCGAAGCTGAAGGAAATTGGGCAGTTGTCGCAGACGGGGTAGATTATACCTACGAAACTTCAGCCGGAAACAGTTCCGATCTTAGCTTTAACACTGCTTCAGATCATACCAATGTGGAAGTGAGCGCTGAGTTGAAGGTCGATTCATGGTCCAAAAAAAATAAACCAGGTGAAGTTCAAGTCGGTATCGTCGCTCGCTATCAAGATGCATCTAACTATTATGCTTTCATCTTCGATAAGAGTTCAGCCACTTACCAATTAATTAAAATAGTTGGAGACAATGCATCGATTATTGCTCAATCTGGAAGCACTCCGCTCCCTTCAACAGGTATCTATAATGAATACAGATTTGAATTGAACGGAACTTCCTTGCTTGGTTTAGTCGATGGGTTGGAAGTTATCTCGGGAAGTGACAGTTCTTTGTCATCCGGGAAGGCTGGATTTTACACCAGTAAGTCGCAGGAGGCTAAGTTCGATAACTTTGTGATGAATAATCTGTGA